A genome region from Nocardia sp. NBC_00565 includes the following:
- a CDS encoding cytochrome P450, whose protein sequence is MTTQQPPVEPDTRPVPHHVSPAGGDGDYVPMYSPEFAADPHAAYREMRSRYGAMAPVELAPGVPASLVLDYYTAVRILNDPDHFPADPRGWQQKIPAECPVRPILEWRPNALRSAGNEHTRYRQVIAAAIDGTDLHALHATVESIAVPLIEAFSASGTADLISQYALPLAFSAINAMLGCPPEIGQQVAQATAAIFEGVDAEQGNKMLSEALLGLIALKRAEPGDDVTTRLLEHPTGLDESELIHQLVILYGAGIEPQQNLIGNTLLLMLTDERFAGNVLGGSLSTRDALDEVLFADPPMANFCVTYPRQPILSNNIWLPANEPVVISMAACNNDPTISGGEHFGNRSHLAWGAGPHACPARTAAYLIAQDAIDQLLDALPDLTLAVPVDDLNWRPGPFHRALVSLPVAFPASMTR, encoded by the coding sequence TTGACCACGCAACAGCCCCCAGTCGAGCCCGATACTCGTCCGGTTCCACACCACGTTTCGCCCGCCGGCGGCGATGGTGACTACGTCCCGATGTACTCCCCGGAGTTCGCCGCCGATCCACACGCCGCTTATCGGGAGATGCGTAGCCGCTACGGCGCGATGGCGCCGGTGGAACTCGCGCCGGGAGTGCCCGCGAGCCTGGTGCTCGACTACTACACCGCAGTGCGCATCTTGAACGATCCGGACCATTTCCCCGCTGATCCGCGCGGTTGGCAGCAGAAGATTCCCGCCGAATGTCCGGTGCGGCCGATACTCGAGTGGCGTCCGAACGCATTGCGCAGTGCCGGTAACGAACACACCCGCTATCGGCAGGTCATCGCCGCGGCCATCGATGGGACCGATCTCCATGCCCTGCATGCCACCGTGGAGTCCATTGCCGTACCGCTGATCGAGGCCTTCAGCGCGTCCGGCACGGCGGACCTGATCAGCCAATACGCGTTACCGCTTGCATTCAGCGCGATCAACGCGATGCTGGGCTGCCCACCCGAGATCGGGCAGCAGGTCGCGCAGGCCACTGCCGCGATCTTCGAGGGGGTCGACGCCGAACAAGGCAATAAAATGCTCAGCGAGGCATTGCTGGGCCTGATCGCCTTGAAACGAGCCGAACCCGGCGATGACGTCACGACGCGACTACTCGAACATCCCACCGGGCTCGACGAGTCGGAGTTGATTCATCAGCTCGTCATCCTGTACGGCGCGGGAATCGAACCGCAACAGAATCTGATCGGCAACACGCTACTGCTGATGCTCACCGATGAGCGATTCGCGGGAAATGTGTTGGGCGGCAGCCTATCGACCCGGGACGCACTCGATGAGGTCTTGTTCGCCGACCCGCCGATGGCGAATTTCTGTGTCACCTATCCGCGACAACCGATTCTGTCCAACAATATCTGGCTACCCGCCAACGAACCGGTCGTCATCAGCATGGCCGCCTGCAACAACGATCCAACGATCAGCGGCGGTGAGCATTTCGGCAATCGCTCGCACTTGGCATGGGGCGCTGGACCGCACGCATGTCCGGCGCGAACGGCGGCCTACCTGATCGCTCAGGACGCCATCGATCAACTCCTGGACGCCCTGCCCGATCTGACGCTGGCAGTGCCGGTCGACGACCTGAACTGGCGGCCCGGACCGTTCCACCGCGCTCTTGTTTCCCTACCGGTGGCATTCCCGGCGTCGATGACCCGCTGA
- a CDS encoding styrene monooxygenase/indole monooxygenase family protein: MRGIQIVGAGECGLPLALRLRHSGIPVTLVTDRDAAAVLSGSVTSTQVKFQPTLELESRAGLGIWRSIAPRIQGIRFSLVIDRDLVSGWSGRFSEPAQSVDQRTVFARWLADFAAAGGDLEIAELSVPQLDRRATKYDLTVVTRASRDLAAYFPADPRWSGPTEPMRRLAVLYLDGVEPDPDGLGTYIALPGLGEIISYPGLTGPPGQERRCEILLFEGLPGGGLDAFADTVPAERLPRAVQLLQRYLPAALADRYRNADLTDGGATLVGAVPPTMREPIGTLPSGALVLGGGDVVCRMDPGGAQGANSAAHCAAQYSAAILGHPTGPFDRAWMASAAQPWLTAIAHPAASWTMAVLDPPPAVRELMLAAQDDTALADAFAETFVRPANMAKFAADAPVEYPDPDAYVETTPH, encoded by the coding sequence GTGCGCGGAATTCAGATAGTCGGCGCCGGCGAGTGTGGTCTACCGCTGGCACTGCGGCTGCGGCACAGCGGCATCCCGGTCACCCTGGTCACCGATCGCGACGCGGCCGCGGTGCTGTCCGGCTCGGTGACCAGCACACAGGTGAAATTCCAGCCCACGTTGGAACTCGAATCCCGAGCGGGGCTGGGTATTTGGCGCTCGATCGCGCCCCGGATCCAAGGCATCCGTTTCAGCCTGGTCATCGACCGCGACCTGGTGTCCGGGTGGTCCGGACGCTTCAGCGAACCAGCGCAGAGTGTCGACCAGCGGACGGTGTTCGCGCGCTGGCTGGCCGACTTCGCGGCCGCGGGCGGCGATCTGGAGATCGCCGAACTATCTGTGCCGCAGCTGGATCGGCGGGCCACCAAATACGATCTGACCGTCGTCACTCGAGCATCGCGTGATCTCGCCGCATACTTCCCCGCCGACCCGAGGTGGTCGGGTCCGACCGAGCCGATGCGTCGACTGGCGGTGCTGTACCTCGACGGGGTCGAGCCCGATCCGGACGGCCTCGGAACCTACATAGCCCTGCCCGGCCTCGGCGAAATCATCTCCTATCCGGGACTGACCGGTCCTCCCGGACAGGAAAGACGTTGCGAGATACTGCTTTTCGAGGGACTGCCCGGCGGCGGACTGGACGCTTTCGCGGACACCGTCCCGGCCGAGCGACTGCCGCGGGCCGTACAACTCTTGCAACGGTATCTGCCTGCGGCACTTGCCGATCGGTATCGCAACGCCGATTTGACCGACGGTGGCGCGACTCTGGTCGGCGCCGTACCGCCGACCATGCGCGAGCCGATCGGCACATTGCCCTCCGGCGCCCTCGTACTGGGCGGCGGCGATGTCGTGTGCCGGATGGATCCCGGCGGCGCGCAGGGCGCCAACAGCGCCGCGCATTGCGCCGCCCAGTACAGCGCGGCGATTCTGGGCCATCCCACCGGCCCGTTCGACCGGGCCTGGATGGCATCGGCAGCACAGCCATGGCTGACCGCGATCGCCCATCCCGCGGCAAGCTGGACAATGGCCGTGCTCGACCCGCCGCCGGCCGTGCGGGAACTGATGCTGGCCGCACAGGATGACACCGCGCTGGCCGACGCCTTTGCCGAAACCTTCGTGCGCCCAGCGAATATGGCGAAATTCGCCGCTGACGCGCCAGTCGAGTACCCCGACCCCGATGCCTATGTCGAAACCACACCCCACTGA
- a CDS encoding GAF domain-containing protein has translation MIPWVTVETLAPEVMSVASVGDVSRNFTSCDRVVQRLLAKTRVLYDTLTTRDITGMIRLVHLRGEDMDLTIPTGAGPHKLVLRPVLGPVGDVHAVRVWLGPVAAPIPPLRPAVGLIWELDTQLIHQPAGIRRLCGVEAEEYVPRRSIAELFHRISKFDRHVEVLDLLYGPVPGQKLQFDVIATSGSARRGHWRITMRARDDERTRGAWWLIEDVTSDTMPSMAPTLDHIGLREAHRRAGTHLAIVQLEHATISHWLTEPAPWVRWDYLFRPVDVFHPGDRARLVDLGGRLASGDAAEVNVRTLNYGGGYTPTSLLLYPYPGYSVRQLTIAQLVHVGDDLPIAQPSKPIGYDEQLRRCRSNRMEHIPAR, from the coding sequence ATGATTCCGTGGGTGACGGTGGAGACGTTGGCGCCGGAGGTCATGTCGGTGGCTTCGGTGGGCGATGTGTCGCGCAATTTCACCAGTTGCGACCGTGTTGTGCAGCGATTGCTGGCGAAGACTCGGGTGCTCTATGACACTCTCACGACCCGCGATATCACCGGAATGATCCGCTTGGTGCACCTTCGGGGCGAGGATATGGATCTGACGATCCCGACCGGGGCTGGGCCGCACAAGCTGGTACTGCGGCCGGTGCTGGGTCCGGTCGGCGATGTGCACGCGGTGCGGGTGTGGCTCGGTCCCGTCGCCGCCCCGATTCCCCCCTTGCGTCCGGCGGTCGGTCTGATCTGGGAACTCGATACGCAGTTGATCCACCAGCCCGCCGGCATTCGGCGGTTATGCGGTGTCGAGGCCGAAGAGTATGTGCCGCGACGTTCCATTGCCGAACTGTTCCATCGGATTTCGAAATTCGATCGGCATGTGGAGGTGCTCGATCTGCTCTACGGTCCGGTGCCGGGGCAGAAGCTCCAGTTCGACGTGATCGCGACCAGTGGTTCCGCCCGTCGAGGGCATTGGCGGATCACCATGCGGGCTCGCGATGATGAACGGACCCGCGGCGCCTGGTGGTTGATCGAAGACGTGACCTCGGACACCATGCCGTCGATGGCGCCGACCCTCGATCACATCGGGCTGCGGGAAGCCCACCGCCGTGCCGGAACCCATTTGGCTATCGTGCAACTCGAGCACGCCACCATCTCCCACTGGCTCACCGAGCCTGCCCCCTGGGTTCGGTGGGATTACCTGTTCCGGCCGGTCGATGTATTCCATCCCGGTGATCGTGCTCGATTGGTCGACCTCGGCGGCAGGCTCGCATCCGGCGATGCGGCGGAAGTCAACGTACGGACACTGAACTACGGCGGCGGATACACACCGACATCATTGTTGCTCTATCCGTATCCCGGATATTCGGTACGCCAGCTCACCATCGCCCAACTCGTCCACGTCGGCGACGACCTCCCGATAGCGCAACCGAGCAAACCCATCGGCTACGACGAGCAACTGCGGCGCTGCCGCTCCAACCGAATGGAACATATTCCGGCTCGCTGA
- a CDS encoding asparaginase domain-containing protein, giving the protein MSRRSLAVHILYTGGTFGMVDHGAGMRPRSGIGAEIADVIAQFEDDEGMSVEFRYAELDRVIDSADADPGTACRIAERVRSDIGSARPDGVIVIHGTDTMAYSGARIAFELREFAVPVVLTGAQIPLGHAGSDARDNLRLALNSIAAEPVPGTYIAFGSALHPAVRASKRACDDYDGFATVRELTPPPTPPVLPIARPRADASRPVGLFTVFPGMHADLLDAALRHYRGGIVLECYGSGTLPQHGSATIEVVRQATLRGTPVLVITQCGSGAIDLARYLPGRALLDAGAISGGDMTREAALAKLAHLVDAGFAGRELRHWLSTNLLGELANPVAAPPNSIPIQDTYLTWSR; this is encoded by the coding sequence ATGAGCCGGCGCAGCCTCGCGGTGCACATTCTGTACACCGGCGGCACCTTCGGAATGGTGGATCACGGCGCGGGCATGCGGCCTCGATCGGGTATCGGTGCCGAAATCGCCGATGTCATAGCGCAATTCGAGGATGACGAAGGGATGTCGGTCGAGTTCCGGTATGCCGAACTCGACCGCGTGATCGACAGCGCCGACGCCGATCCCGGCACGGCCTGCCGGATCGCCGAACGGGTGCGATCCGATATCGGATCGGCCCGCCCGGACGGTGTCATCGTTATTCACGGCACCGACACGATGGCCTATAGCGGCGCGCGGATCGCGTTCGAACTGCGGGAGTTCGCTGTTCCGGTGGTGCTGACCGGAGCCCAGATTCCCCTCGGGCACGCCGGTAGCGATGCCCGCGACAACCTCCGTCTGGCACTGAATTCGATTGCCGCAGAACCAGTTCCGGGGACCTACATCGCATTCGGCTCGGCCCTACATCCGGCCGTACGCGCCAGCAAGCGCGCCTGTGACGACTACGACGGATTCGCCACTGTCCGCGAACTGACACCACCGCCGACGCCGCCGGTACTCCCGATCGCGCGACCGCGCGCGGACGCGAGCCGGCCGGTCGGGCTGTTCACGGTATTTCCCGGCATGCATGCCGACCTGCTCGACGCGGCACTGCGGCACTACCGCGGCGGCATCGTGCTCGAATGCTACGGATCCGGCACCCTGCCGCAGCACGGATCCGCCACCATCGAGGTCGTCCGGCAGGCGACGCTACGCGGCACACCGGTGCTCGTTATCACCCAATGTGGCAGCGGCGCAATCGATCTCGCGCGATATCTACCGGGACGAGCGCTACTCGACGCGGGCGCGATCAGCGGGGGCGATATGACCAGGGAGGCGGCGCTCGCCAAACTCGCCCACCTCGTCGACGCCGGATTCGCGGGTCGCGAACTGCGGCACTGGCTATCGACGAACCTACTCGGCGAACTGGCGAATCCCGTTGCGGCACCGCCGAACTCCATACCCATCCAAGACACCTACCTGACCTGGAGCCGATGA
- a CDS encoding amino acid permease — translation MQQHDELSATAPQVDISDVGYQKRLRKRHMQMIAIGGSIGTGLFLGASGRMALAGPSLAIVYIVCGIFTFMVVRALGELVMHRPSSGAFVSYAREFLGERGAYSVGWLYFLNWSTTLVADITAVALYAHFWSPFVPIPQWALALIALAVVVALNVVSVRLFGELEFWFALVKVGTIVVFMILAVFFIVTGTPLAGHTPGISTITDNGGLFPRGLAPMLTIALGVVFAFGGTETIGVAAGESDNPRAVVPKAVNSIMWRIILFYAGSVVLFTLLLPWTAYSSSESPFVTVMSSIGIPHAGDVMNVVVLTAAMSSLNAGLYATGRTLRSMAVAGAAPRFAARLNRQGVPYGGVLITSVVGIAGVVLNLLVPKKAFEIVLNLAGLGIVGTWASIMICHWIFVRRCERGTYVRPTFRLPFAPVLNVLTLGFLAGVVALMFFDDEIGRITLVAFLAVVAAMVAGWYRVRGRLDADVLAPMQRPETATGGALDA, via the coding sequence ATGCAGCAACACGACGAACTGTCGGCCACCGCGCCGCAGGTCGATATCAGCGATGTCGGCTATCAGAAACGCCTGCGCAAGCGCCATATGCAGATGATCGCGATCGGCGGATCGATCGGGACCGGACTATTTCTCGGCGCGAGCGGCCGCATGGCACTGGCCGGTCCCTCGCTGGCCATCGTCTACATCGTGTGCGGCATCTTCACGTTCATGGTCGTGCGGGCGCTCGGCGAGCTGGTGATGCACCGGCCCTCGTCCGGGGCATTCGTCTCCTACGCCCGCGAATTCCTCGGCGAGCGCGGCGCCTACTCGGTGGGCTGGCTGTACTTCTTGAACTGGTCGACGACGCTGGTCGCCGATATCACCGCAGTCGCACTGTACGCACACTTCTGGTCGCCGTTCGTCCCGATACCGCAGTGGGCGCTCGCGCTGATCGCGTTGGCGGTGGTCGTCGCGCTCAATGTCGTATCGGTGCGGCTGTTCGGTGAGTTGGAGTTCTGGTTCGCGCTGGTCAAGGTGGGCACGATCGTTGTATTCATGATCCTGGCCGTGTTCTTCATCGTCACTGGCACGCCGCTGGCCGGACACACTCCCGGCATCTCGACGATCACCGACAACGGCGGCCTCTTCCCGCGCGGTCTGGCCCCGATGCTCACCATCGCCCTCGGCGTGGTGTTCGCATTCGGCGGCACGGAGACGATCGGCGTCGCGGCGGGTGAATCCGATAACCCACGGGCCGTCGTGCCGAAGGCGGTCAACTCGATCATGTGGCGGATCATCCTGTTCTACGCCGGGTCGGTCGTGCTGTTCACGCTGCTGCTGCCGTGGACGGCGTACTCGTCCAGCGAGAGTCCTTTCGTCACAGTGATGAGCTCGATCGGCATTCCACACGCGGGCGATGTGATGAATGTGGTGGTGTTGACCGCCGCCATGTCCAGCCTGAACGCGGGCCTCTACGCCACCGGCCGCACGCTGCGATCCATGGCGGTGGCCGGTGCGGCGCCTCGTTTCGCCGCGCGGCTGAATCGCCAGGGCGTGCCCTATGGCGGCGTGCTGATCACCAGTGTCGTCGGCATCGCCGGAGTGGTGCTGAATCTGCTGGTGCCGAAGAAGGCATTCGAGATCGTGCTGAACCTGGCCGGACTCGGCATCGTCGGAACCTGGGCTTCGATCATGATCTGCCACTGGATCTTCGTGCGCAGGTGCGAGCGCGGCACGTACGTGCGGCCGACGTTCCGGCTGCCTTTCGCCCCGGTCCTCAATGTGCTGACCCTCGGCTTCCTGGCCGGCGTCGTCGCGCTGATGTTCTTCGACGACGAGATCGGGCGGATCACCCTCGTCGCATTCCTGGCCGTGGTCGCCGCAATGGTCGCGGGCTGGTACCGAGTGCGCGGTCGGCTCGACGCGGACGTCCTCGCACCGATGCAGCGCCCCGAGACGGCGACCGGTGGAGCGCTGGACGCATGA
- a CDS encoding FadR/GntR family transcriptional regulator: MTVEEGQVQRIGATEAVFRRLKSLIQSGEYAVGDRLPAELALAKQFGVSRPVVREALHACATLGLTETQTGRGTFVISKKESPRLTFAGVDASDLIEARRLIEIPTAGYAAERRTPDQLRHLFELLAKLAAAADVHDWVRYDGELHTAIAAASGNKMLTTLVADTRRALDPQSEFLNLTQDRRSDSDHEHEAIVRAIEARSPEQARSAMADHLARVAETIARIGD; the protein is encoded by the coding sequence GTGACGGTCGAAGAGGGACAGGTGCAGCGCATCGGCGCCACCGAGGCGGTCTTTCGTCGGCTGAAGAGCCTGATCCAGAGCGGTGAGTACGCGGTCGGTGACCGCCTGCCTGCCGAACTCGCCCTGGCCAAACAGTTCGGCGTGAGCCGACCGGTGGTCCGTGAGGCGCTGCATGCCTGCGCCACTCTCGGCCTCACCGAAACCCAAACCGGCCGAGGCACTTTCGTCATTTCCAAGAAGGAGAGCCCGCGGCTGACCTTCGCCGGCGTGGATGCGAGTGATCTGATCGAGGCGCGGCGGCTGATCGAAATACCCACCGCCGGATACGCCGCCGAGCGCCGCACGCCCGATCAACTGCGACATCTGTTCGAACTGCTCGCCAAACTGGCCGCCGCCGCCGACGTCCACGACTGGGTTCGCTACGACGGCGAGTTGCATACGGCGATCGCTGCCGCCAGCGGAAACAAGATGTTGACGACCCTGGTCGCCGACACCCGTCGCGCCCTGGACCCGCAGTCGGAATTCCTGAACCTGACCCAGGACCGCCGCAGCGATTCCGACCACGAGCACGAGGCCATCGTCCGCGCCATCGAGGCGCGCTCGCCGGAGCAGGCGCGCAGCGCGATGGCCGACCATCTCGCGCGGGTAGCCGAGACGATCGCCCGAATCGGCGATTGA
- a CDS encoding linalool dehydratase/isomerase domain-containing protein, translating to MTARSSIESAPVELRGPITARAWRRTLTLAVSGWILLAAGPQLLGLSAPWRAFAAGLSFPGAGLLYAIPPVHHGVETSMVVGHAVLITVEVGAVAWLLRRKGFLAATVVLVAIVALGAALATAPGIVVVAGHVAAFCGVVSAAVWALIFRAIARSDHVTLPAIIVVSAAAAAVVVVVHGPGRGPADWVSWAAPVVALGITVLIVAREAVRHRAARRVGAERDRYLDERRAESARTDVVALARGSGTDQVTEADLDQLRLLRYLMSVAIRGQSEDWAGFDAEGPGPLQQYRYQLNALGWALSIFGYAHTPAYRGALHQAQLDLFARIEDPRAWGYWYRQNLLGNWDFRQRRADPIDVAQNIMFTGYLNLQLGMFGQATGDTRFDEPGALRLRRSATESFDYDQHTINDIVVRNFGGDLCLWPCEPLPIGRGRRHGLVFPYCNAVSAAGVAVLDARHGTKYAADIAARLERQLRAEFTAGDGDLVAFLTSGLGVVARSFRGPTATAAIAAFLAPLLPDLAWRAWEILRREWLETGKYRSPGSGGAEAPTTQDWATAAVTNTQPLAGALLLAQECGHREWHAELWAEARRQLDFAPDEIGSGIWRFERASMHGNGMLGLGGLGRAKALTDMMSRPRPAEWSTGPRIGRAPHPHVLVARAVSDGIGLDLVLYPGERPGRFVVCLDQLVPGRCAMIRIYLVGQAIGIRARSAKPIKKPDRRPQARLAFPQVRIPVEHPGGCLRQNRDRRRVLRKPSPDRIGGRDLPSRSGSCARRPFTSAVRPHA from the coding sequence GTGACCGCGCGATCCAGTATCGAGTCAGCCCCGGTCGAGCTGCGTGGGCCGATCACCGCGCGAGCGTGGCGGCGCACACTGACCTTGGCGGTCTCCGGCTGGATCCTGCTGGCCGCCGGACCGCAATTACTCGGTCTATCCGCTCCTTGGCGTGCCTTCGCTGCCGGACTGAGCTTTCCAGGAGCCGGGCTGCTGTACGCGATCCCACCGGTACATCACGGGGTCGAGACGTCAATGGTCGTCGGCCATGCGGTCCTGATCACAGTGGAGGTCGGGGCGGTGGCATGGCTGCTGCGCCGCAAGGGTTTTCTTGCCGCGACGGTCGTGCTCGTCGCCATCGTCGCATTGGGCGCGGCGCTGGCGACGGCACCGGGGATCGTCGTGGTGGCCGGGCATGTGGCGGCATTCTGCGGTGTGGTGTCGGCTGCGGTGTGGGCGTTGATCTTTCGTGCCATCGCGCGCTCGGATCACGTGACACTGCCCGCGATCATTGTTGTTTCGGCGGCCGCGGCCGCCGTGGTGGTGGTCGTCCACGGGCCCGGTCGCGGCCCGGCCGACTGGGTATCGTGGGCCGCTCCCGTTGTCGCACTGGGCATTACCGTGCTGATCGTTGCGCGTGAAGCCGTACGCCACCGTGCGGCGCGCCGGGTCGGTGCCGAACGTGACCGTTACCTGGATGAGCGCCGCGCGGAGTCGGCTCGCACCGACGTGGTCGCCCTGGCGCGCGGCTCGGGTACCGACCAGGTCACCGAGGCCGACCTCGATCAGCTACGGCTGCTCCGATATCTGATGAGTGTGGCCATCCGGGGACAATCGGAGGACTGGGCCGGTTTCGACGCCGAGGGACCAGGCCCGTTGCAGCAGTACCGCTATCAACTCAACGCGCTCGGCTGGGCGTTGTCGATATTCGGTTACGCGCACACCCCCGCCTATCGAGGTGCGCTGCACCAGGCGCAACTCGATCTGTTCGCGCGCATCGAGGATCCGCGCGCGTGGGGCTACTGGTATCGGCAGAATCTGTTGGGCAACTGGGACTTTCGGCAACGTCGGGCCGATCCGATCGATGTGGCGCAGAACATCATGTTCACCGGATACCTGAATCTGCAGCTCGGCATGTTCGGTCAGGCCACCGGCGATACCCGGTTCGACGAACCCGGTGCGCTGCGCCTGCGGCGGTCCGCGACCGAATCGTTCGACTATGACCAGCACACGATCAACGACATCGTGGTCCGCAACTTCGGCGGCGATCTATGTCTATGGCCGTGCGAACCGCTCCCGATCGGGCGCGGGCGTCGCCACGGCTTGGTCTTCCCCTATTGCAACGCCGTCAGCGCCGCCGGGGTCGCGGTGCTGGACGCCAGGCACGGCACGAAGTACGCCGCGGATATCGCCGCGCGACTCGAGCGGCAACTGCGCGCCGAATTCACCGCCGGCGACGGCGATCTCGTCGCCTTCCTCACCTCCGGCCTCGGCGTGGTCGCACGGAGCTTTCGTGGCCCGACCGCCACGGCCGCGATCGCGGCCTTCCTCGCTCCGCTGCTGCCGGACCTGGCCTGGCGCGCATGGGAGATTCTGCGCCGCGAATGGTTGGAGACCGGGAAATACCGATCGCCGGGTTCGGGCGGCGCGGAGGCGCCGACGACCCAGGACTGGGCCACCGCGGCCGTGACCAACACCCAGCCGCTGGCTGGGGCATTGCTGCTCGCCCAGGAATGCGGGCACCGCGAATGGCATGCCGAGCTGTGGGCCGAAGCCCGCAGGCAGCTGGACTTCGCGCCGGACGAAATCGGCTCCGGGATATGGCGTTTCGAGCGCGCGTCGATGCACGGCAACGGAATGCTCGGCCTCGGTGGTCTCGGACGGGCAAAGGCGTTGACGGACATGATGTCTCGGCCCCGGCCAGCCGAATGGTCGACCGGTCCGCGCATCGGCCGCGCACCGCACCCGCATGTGCTCGTTGCCAGAGCGGTGTCCGACGGGATCGGCCTGGACCTGGTTCTCTATCCGGGCGAGCGGCCCGGTCGATTCGTGGTATGCCTCGACCAGTTGGTGCCGGGGCGTTGCGCGATGATCCGAATCTACCTAGTCGGTCAGGCTATTGGGATCCGGGCTCGCTCGGCGAAACCCATCAAGAAGCCGGACCGACGCCCACAAGCGCGGCTCGCCTTCCCGCAGGTGCGAATACCGGTCGAGCATCCGGGAGGCTGTCTTCGGCAGAATAGGGATCGCCGGAGGGTTCTGCGGAAGCCGTCGCCGGACCGCATCGGAGGCCGGGACCTGCCTTCGAGGTCTGGATCCTGTGCTCGACGCCCGTTCACGTCTGCGGTGCGCCCGCACGCGTAG